Proteins encoded together in one Onychomys torridus chromosome 1, mOncTor1.1, whole genome shotgun sequence window:
- the LOC118579741 gene encoding putative olfactory receptor 52P1, producing the protein MEGNATHHISSFFLVGIPGLENFHCWIGIPVCLLFVLTLLGNSIIIATIKLEPSLHQPMYFFLCMLATNDMCLTCSAALKMLGIFWFDAHWINFDVCLTQMFFIHTLCIMESAILVAMAFDRFVAICIPLHYASILTTPMVMKIGLVGLSRAMLMIMPCPLLIKKLLYYTKYVIHHAYCEHMAVVKVASANTYVNRIYGILVAFSVAVFDLGLIATSYIKILQAVFRLSSQRARSKALGTCAAHVCTILAFYTPALFSFLTHRFGKNVPPSVHIIFAVLYLLVSPTVNPLVYGVKTKQIRDRVMGLFFLKKKISEY; encoded by the coding sequence ATGGAAGGCAATGCTACACATCACATTTCATCTTTCTTCCTGGTTGGTATTCCTGGGTTGGAAAACTTTCACTGCTGGATTGGCATCCCTGTTTGTCTCCTCTTTGTCCTAACCTTGTTGGGGAACAGCATAATCATTGCTACTATCAAGCTAGAGCCAAGTCTCCACCAGCctatgtatttcttcctttgcatGCTGGCAACGAATGATATGTGTCTGACCTGCTCTGCAGCTCTGAAGATGCTTGGCATCTTCTGGTTTGATGCACATTGGATCAACTTTGATGTCTGTCTAACACAAATGTTTTTTATCCATACACTTTGCATCATGGAGTCAGCCATCCTAGTGGCCATGGCATTTGATCGTTTTGTGGCCATTTGTATCCCATTGCATTATGCATCAATCCTGACAACACCCATGGTGATGAAAATAGGTCTAGTTGGCCTAAGCCGAGCTATGCTTATGATTATGCCATGTCCTCTTCTCATTAAAAAGCTGCTGTACTATACCAAATATGTAATCCATCATGCTTATTGTGAGCACATGGCTGTGGTGAAGGTGGCTAGTGCTAATACCTATGTGAACAGAATATATGGAATCTTAGTGGCCTTTTCAGTGGCAGTATTTGACCTCGGGCTCATAGCCACATCCTATATAAAAATTCTCCAGGCAGTGTTCCGACTCTCTTCCCAGAGAGCTCGCTCTAAAGCCCTGGGCACCTGTGCTGCCCATGTCTGTACCATTCTTGCTTTCTATACACCTGCATTGTTCAGCTTCCTAACTCATCGTTTTGGCAAGAATGTGCCTCCAAGTGTCCATATAATCTTTGCAGTCCTGTACCTGCTAGTGTCCCCCACAGTCAATCCCTTGGTGTACGGTGTTAAGACCAAACAGATTCGTGATCGAGTGATgggtcttttctttcttaagaagaAAATTTCTGAATACTAA